The following coding sequences lie in one Thermodesulforhabdaceae bacterium genomic window:
- a CDS encoding metallophosphoesterase: protein MAAWKAKDYQGILFVGDPHVASFAPGYRRDNYPETVIEKLSFAMNYARQHNLMPVILGDLFHVPRNNPNYLLVELIRLFKPLIPWVLLGNHDKHEARFTPDVSIAVLEEAGVIRLIKDDGPVDVVSVCGRSILLGASPDWTPLPAEVSEDDRRKCDLVVWISHHNLLFDEIIEDTPGPQPRIKGFDLREIPGVDVVVNGHLHKPRPPVQKGKTLWLNPGSLVRIIRSASIKDVKPSITALLYNGEQPYFETIDVPHKPFEEVFYPFPEPGEFYIETVDGESRFIRGLENLALRRTAEGIGLRQFLEVNLNMADPVDKEIWELYQEAVSNESK from the coding sequence ATGGCGGCATGGAAAGCAAAGGATTATCAAGGAATCCTTTTTGTTGGTGATCCCCATGTGGCATCTTTTGCGCCTGGTTACAGACGGGATAATTATCCGGAAACCGTCATTGAAAAGCTATCTTTTGCTATGAACTATGCACGGCAACACAATCTTATGCCTGTAATTTTGGGCGATCTTTTTCATGTTCCAAGAAATAACCCGAATTACCTGCTCGTGGAATTGATCCGCCTTTTCAAACCACTTATTCCCTGGGTCTTGTTGGGAAACCACGACAAACATGAGGCTCGCTTTACTCCAGATGTTTCCATTGCCGTGCTGGAAGAAGCCGGAGTTATCAGGCTCATTAAAGATGACGGTCCTGTGGATGTTGTATCCGTTTGTGGACGTTCAATACTTTTAGGAGCTTCCCCTGACTGGACTCCCCTTCCTGCCGAAGTTTCCGAAGATGATCGAAGGAAGTGTGATTTGGTTGTGTGGATCAGTCATCATAACCTTCTGTTCGATGAAATTATTGAAGACACGCCCGGCCCTCAACCTAGAATAAAGGGCTTTGATCTTCGAGAAATTCCCGGTGTCGATGTGGTTGTGAACGGCCATCTTCATAAACCTCGCCCGCCAGTTCAAAAGGGTAAAACTCTGTGGCTTAACCCCGGAAGTCTTGTAAGAATTATAAGGAGCGCTTCAATTAAAGATGTAAAACCTTCAATTACTGCACTTTTATACAATGGTGAACAGCCCTATTTTGAAACTATTGATGTGCCACACAAACCTTTCGAAGAAGTCTTTTATCCCTTTCCTGAACCAGGAGAATTTTACATAGAAACGGTTGATGGAGAATCAAGATTTATCCGTGGGCTCGAAAATCTAGCTCTAAGAAGAACCGCCGAGGGCATCGGGTTGAGACAATTTTTAGAGGTTAATCTGAATATGGCAGATCCTGTGGACAAAGAAATCTGGGAGCTTTATCAGGAGGCGGTAAGCAATGAATCGAAGTGA
- the asnS gene encoding asparagine--tRNA ligase, with translation MERRLSICEILRKGKEIVGQNMQIFGWVRTRRDSKAGVSFVEINDGSSVRNLQIILDHAKFGDPKSSELFSRLHTGSSIMVEGVVTPSPAKGQEIEFVASRVEIYGEADPSTYPLQKKRHSFEFLRQIAHLRPRTNTISAVMRLRSALSYAIHDFFKKRGFYYIHTPIITTSDCEGAGEVFRVTASKDGEEEFFGRPTYLTVSGQLQAEIYALALGKVYTFGPTFRAENSNTRRHLAEFWMVEPEAAFYDLNDDIALAKEFITVMIEAMFVECEEELAFFQRFIDEHLMDRLNNVLKKGFEIISYTEAIKMLSQHSKELEVVPSWGDDLQSEHERFLTEVLVNGPLVVIDYPRSLKPFYMRVNEDGETVAAMDILVPAVGEIVGGSQREERLDVLIEQMRLKGMQIEGYEWYLDLRRYGSAHHAGFGLGLERFIQFLTGIQNIRETIPFPRTPGHALF, from the coding sequence ATGGAAAGGAGACTTTCTATTTGTGAGATTCTACGTAAAGGAAAGGAAATTGTTGGACAAAATATGCAAATTTTCGGTTGGGTGCGGACTCGCCGTGATTCCAAAGCTGGAGTAAGCTTTGTTGAAATAAACGATGGTTCATCGGTAAGAAATCTGCAAATTATTCTAGATCATGCTAAATTTGGTGATCCTAAGTCTTCTGAACTTTTTTCCCGGCTTCATACTGGATCATCCATCATGGTGGAAGGAGTAGTTACACCGTCGCCGGCTAAGGGACAGGAAATAGAATTCGTTGCTTCTCGAGTGGAAATTTACGGCGAAGCGGATCCATCGACCTACCCGCTTCAGAAGAAGCGCCATTCCTTTGAGTTTTTAAGACAAATTGCTCATCTTCGCCCTCGCACGAATACCATATCTGCGGTAATGCGTTTGCGGAGTGCTCTGAGTTACGCAATTCACGATTTCTTCAAAAAACGTGGGTTTTACTATATTCACACTCCTATTATTACAACCAGCGATTGTGAAGGGGCGGGAGAAGTCTTTAGAGTAACCGCAAGTAAAGATGGTGAAGAAGAATTCTTTGGACGTCCAACCTATCTCACGGTAAGTGGACAACTTCAGGCAGAAATTTACGCTCTCGCTCTCGGCAAGGTTTATACCTTTGGACCTACCTTCAGAGCCGAGAATTCCAATACCAGAAGGCATCTTGCCGAATTCTGGATGGTTGAACCGGAAGCAGCCTTTTACGACCTTAATGATGACATAGCTCTTGCCAAAGAATTTATCACTGTCATGATTGAGGCTATGTTTGTAGAATGTGAAGAGGAGCTTGCCTTTTTCCAGCGTTTTATAGACGAGCACCTGATGGATCGGTTGAATAACGTGCTTAAGAAGGGATTTGAGATTATTTCCTATACAGAAGCGATAAAGATGCTTTCTCAGCACAGTAAAGAACTAGAAGTGGTGCCTTCCTGGGGTGATGATCTGCAATCCGAGCATGAACGATTTCTTACTGAAGTGTTGGTTAATGGCCCTTTGGTGGTGATTGACTATCCAAGATCTCTTAAGCCTTTTTACATGCGTGTAAACGAGGATGGCGAAACCGTTGCAGCCATGGATATTCTGGTTCCAGCCGTAGGAGAAATTGTAGGTGGATCTCAACGAGAGGAACGCCTTGATGTGTTAATTGAACAAATGCGTCTTAAGGGAATGCAAATCGAAGGTTACGAGTGGTATCTTGATCTTCGCCGTTACGGATCTGCTCACCATGCTGGTTTTGGTCTGGGATTGGAACGGTTTATTCAGTTTCTCACAGGTATTCAAAACATTAGAGAAACCATCCCGTTTCCTAGAACTCCCGGGCATGCTCTTTTTTAG
- a CDS encoding DUF1343 domain-containing protein has product MPKTILGCEKLITNPPSWLYSARCGLLCHQASVTSRLHSVPEELMSIGARIVCLFSPQHGFFSEKQANMKESNHSVHPYLGIPVYSLYGEHRSPTDEMLEKIDILLVDLQDVGCRVYTYYITMGFFLEKLSGTDKKAIILDRPNPIDGESVEGNIVEPSFRSFVGRYSLPMRHGLTMGELARWIASEKKLDLDLSVISIDSWNRRTEFPSTGLLWIFPSPNMPSWETAFLYPATVLLEGTNVSEGRGTTLPFAIVGAPFIDPYKFITCWGKERIEKHGVFLRPIFFEPVYDKWSGKLCGGFQIHIVNKDLWKPYRFGLELLQMLMKSYPEEFRWLDPPYEYEWNKLPIDILIGSQSIRQSLEKGTAVEELEAKWQKELEEYCRVRENVFLYGN; this is encoded by the coding sequence ATGCCCAAGACCATTCTTGGATGTGAAAAACTCATCACTAATCCACCATCGTGGCTTTATTCGGCTAGATGTGGGCTCCTATGTCACCAGGCATCGGTTACATCAAGGCTACATTCAGTGCCAGAAGAACTAATGAGTATAGGGGCTCGCATAGTCTGTCTTTTTTCTCCCCAGCATGGATTCTTTTCTGAAAAACAGGCAAACATGAAAGAATCAAACCACAGTGTTCACCCTTACCTTGGCATACCGGTTTATAGTCTATACGGGGAACATCGCTCACCAACAGACGAGATGCTCGAAAAAATAGACATTCTCCTGGTTGACCTTCAGGACGTAGGGTGCCGGGTTTACACTTACTACATAACCATGGGATTTTTTCTAGAAAAGCTCTCGGGAACGGATAAAAAAGCCATAATCCTTGACAGACCCAATCCCATCGACGGTGAATCAGTAGAAGGAAATATCGTTGAACCGTCATTTCGATCATTTGTAGGACGGTATTCCCTACCTATGCGTCACGGATTAACCATGGGAGAGCTTGCCAGATGGATCGCTTCGGAAAAAAAGCTCGATCTGGATCTTTCCGTCATCTCCATAGATTCGTGGAATAGACGAACTGAATTTCCATCTACGGGTCTTCTCTGGATATTTCCATCACCGAATATGCCATCATGGGAAACGGCTTTTCTCTATCCTGCCACGGTCTTACTGGAGGGAACCAACGTCAGTGAAGGACGAGGCACCACTCTACCCTTTGCCATTGTCGGCGCTCCTTTCATTGATCCCTACAAATTTATAACTTGCTGGGGCAAAGAACGCATCGAAAAACATGGCGTCTTCTTAAGGCCGATATTCTTTGAACCGGTGTATGACAAATGGAGCGGAAAGCTTTGCGGAGGATTCCAGATACACATTGTAAATAAAGACTTATGGAAGCCTTACAGGTTTGGTTTAGAACTTTTGCAAATGCTCATGAAATCCTATCCTGAAGAATTTCGCTGGCTGGATCCTCCTTACGAATACGAATGGAATAAGCTTCCAATAGACATCCTCATCGGAAGCCAAAGTATTCGTCAGAGCCTGGAGAAGGGAACAGCCGTTGAAGAACTCGAAGCAAAGTGGCAAAAGGAACTTGAAGAA
- a CDS encoding DUF3786 domain-containing protein, with amino-acid sequence MAVQPKALSSKEHLVPLTLYQLTPRTNCGDCGLASCLAFATQVVKGEIPVDECPHLDPQVRENVRAKVASQLGEGFGLKKEDFQIALDYLFEELRKIGLDDCSRRCDLPVENRGGEKGLILPFLSFKLWVTEHDISVMDSEITLDPWEKIFCLNYLIRKHGKPSGEWVGLESIPGSVSKARNVRIYCEKPLGELISGRMEEFTGRVKDLGAKIVKEESADLCLQFDIFPELSIRILFWDAQPEDGFEARVKFLFDKNVLEIIDLESLWFACQKLTDRIISVAKSEGA; translated from the coding sequence ATGGCTGTTCAGCCAAAAGCCTTGTCATCAAAGGAACATCTTGTCCCGCTAACCTTGTATCAATTGACGCCGCGAACGAACTGCGGCGACTGTGGACTGGCTTCCTGCCTTGCTTTTGCTACTCAGGTCGTAAAAGGAGAAATTCCGGTTGATGAGTGTCCTCATTTAGATCCACAGGTTCGAGAAAATGTTCGAGCAAAGGTGGCTTCACAGCTCGGAGAAGGCTTTGGCCTGAAAAAGGAAGATTTTCAAATCGCTCTGGATTATCTTTTTGAAGAACTAAGAAAGATCGGCCTTGATGATTGCTCTCGACGCTGTGACTTGCCTGTAGAAAACCGTGGGGGAGAAAAAGGGCTTATCCTTCCTTTCCTTAGCTTCAAGCTTTGGGTTACCGAACATGATATTAGCGTCATGGACTCCGAAATTACGCTGGATCCGTGGGAGAAGATCTTCTGTCTTAACTATTTAATTCGTAAACACGGAAAACCTTCAGGAGAATGGGTGGGACTGGAAAGTATTCCGGGATCGGTATCTAAGGCAAGAAATGTTCGAATTTACTGCGAAAAGCCTCTTGGAGAACTAATCAGCGGCAGAATGGAAGAATTTACCGGGCGAGTTAAAGACTTGGGAGCAAAAATCGTTAAAGAAGAAAGTGCCGATCTGTGCTTGCAGTTCGACATTTTCCCTGAACTTTCTATACGCATTCTTTTCTGGGACGCTCAACCTGAGGACGGATTTGAAGCCCGGGTGAAGTTTCTCTTTGATAAAAATGTGCTTGAGATTATCGATCTTGAAAGTTTATGGTTTGCCTGTCAAAAACTTACTGATCGAATCATTAGTGTTGCCAAGAGTGAAGGGGCTTAA